GACACAATATCATGTCTTCTTTCGCTGATGCTATACTCTCCGCCCTGGTTGATCTGGACAGATGCGACATCGCCACACTACTGCATCATCTGCTCCCTCGCCTCGACAATCTCGAAAAGGCCTGCCAAACGCTTCTGGAAAGGACCGCTCCGAAGTCCAGCTGCCTATTTTGCACTGTGGACGAGAATCGTGACAATCACCATTCCGGGAGATGTCCACGGTTCCCGGATCCAATCTCAAAAACAGCACAGGCCACAAAGCTAAACCTGTGCCTCCCCTGCCTAAAAACGGCACACGAGGACGTATGTGGAGTGAAGTGTGGAAGTTGTGGTCCTGGCCACAATTTCTTGCTTTGCTCCTCCAAAAGACCGCAGCCTCCCACGAAGCGACCACACAAGAAGTAACTACCATCTCAACGCCGCCATCGTCAACAAGCCACAAGACGTCATCAATTCAGCTGCACCAAGCCGAACTCATGCCATTATCAACAGCGTCAG
The Necator americanus strain Aroian chromosome I, whole genome shotgun sequence genome window above contains:
- a CDS encoding hypothetical protein (NECATOR_CHRI.G2357.T1); this translates as MSSFADAILSALVDLDRCDIATLLHHLLPRLDNLEKACQTLLERTAPKSSCLFCTVDENRDNHHSGRCPRFPDPISKTAQATKLNLCLPCLKTAHEDVCGVKCGSCGPGHNFLLCSSKRPQPPTKRPHKK
- a CDS encoding hypothetical protein (NECATOR_CHRI.G2358.T1); this translates as MSTVPGSNLKNSTGHKAKPVPPLPKNGTRGRMWSEVWKLWSWPQFLALLLQKTAASHEATTQEVTTISTPPSSTSHKTSSIQLHQAELMPLSTASATPLHKLRNSRAARRKRPV